A genomic segment from Ruficoccus amylovorans encodes:
- a CDS encoding gamma-butyrobetaine hydroxylase-like domain-containing protein, translated as MTPPPEDIQLIGKEIAIRWPDGREDYFDPEYLRAHSPSAENIGEKDIFGNQYGGKGSREFPGVTVDGWKYAGNYAVVFTFSDGHNTGIYAWDTLRKLGDAQQDI; from the coding sequence ATGACACCGCCCCCCGAAGACATTCAGTTGATCGGCAAGGAAATCGCCATCCGCTGGCCCGACGGCCGCGAAGACTACTTCGACCCGGAGTACCTGCGCGCACACTCGCCCAGCGCCGAAAACATCGGCGAAAAGGACATCTTCGGCAACCAGTACGGCGGCAAAGGCTCCCGTGAATTCCCCGGCGTCACCGTGGACGGGTGGAAATACGCGGGCAACTACGCCGTGGTCTTCACTTTCAGCGACGGCCACAACACCGGCATCTACGCCTGGGACACCCTGCGCAAGCTCGGCGACGCCCAGCAGGACATCTAA
- a CDS encoding translocation/assembly module TamB domain-containing protein, protein MRRLPFRKTRKVLLRLVLVFVLLAVVAFASSPWWLGWALGMALKGTGAGFDRYERVGYSTFRLSEIRYADPQAGLEADISTLQTATPPALLWKKLTGEPTEITLGTIEVRQTEAQPAAQPAPPPPAADEEIQPAALARQAFDALELLDGWPVAITVEKVLYTSGDLSVTADSPQYTEGTFSTVLGTSLSEQRAELTFSRESAQARTLKLAFSPEPTTVEIGIALPAPSELALTGQIDWREQPGTFGASWRGSGLLPAEATFSARDWTLPEEILAREDRQGYAAPQASAQADWNGQRYTLSLDATARPEQDGLPPLTARIEAAGDLEAVSLDKIAVEGGWITARLAEPVTVPFSGLSDLPPARFELEADLSKQNFFPIRGKLDASLVADDQTDSAYPLVTARLDARDLAYEDYTADTVEVEAVLDWPQLTLGSCAVTLPEDSSLSLSGSYDLEQEHLSAIKASLVISGALVSHYAPEAPAFSALKADFTADGPLARPRHEGDFTLEQFEWAEDRVDISLHWRGEHGALEVLSGKGGGEALDFNWEGNADLSPDSQRITVSEASLRPRNFSELRLTQPVTLTHLASGEITLTELSIADTEGSSVQAQANVNWPESGQLDLAVSNIGPHWLKLLTDAKLPFPAHLSQVQAGVRWDNSPLTYTLTATATGEPENQQPVTLSLDVAGDADGARMNHLTAQQGETVLAEARGHFPVAVVPAAETLVQFRAEAPADFHLAVSPGQSSIWDWLQKEYQLVLDEPSLTLDVEGTLASPTGKLSAHLKQFDIPEGSELPDIPDVDNLHVEAMFAPEEITVNQLGLDLAGHPLTANGRLPMTEEAWLALIEEGREPDLTGATGSLRFESVPLSAFAEFLPDILRPSGTINLRAELKPGLDWSGELSVQGVETLPLPQIGSVSEIQAQLAIAGPRLEITRASALLGGQELAITGEIGIESPENPRFDLAIKGEQIPFVRSPGLIVRGSPDLTLLTDADGVTTLGGKVVLNESFYTIDLTALGQGGGGGAAAAPDKRFPYFSIDDEPMADWRLRIEVEGDGFLRVRIPVFEGILSADLNMLGTLREPQAIGQVTIDQGIVMFPFANLRIAEGSNITIRQDQPYDPVIDITANGRAYGYDLVMRLTGRPDDPQLTFSSTPALEQGDILLMITAGRMPESDQRSTQSRLTGLGVFVGNTILVDMGLIDPLDDQLQVFVGEDVTLTGKDTIRVLYRIDDTWSIVGQYDRFDAYTLDLKWTVYED, encoded by the coding sequence ATGCGCCGCCTCCCTTTCCGAAAAACACGTAAAGTCCTTCTGCGGCTGGTCCTCGTTTTTGTGCTGCTGGCAGTGGTCGCCTTTGCCTCCTCGCCGTGGTGGCTGGGATGGGCGCTCGGGATGGCCCTGAAGGGCACCGGAGCCGGATTTGACCGCTACGAACGGGTCGGTTACAGCACTTTCCGTCTGAGCGAAATCCGCTATGCCGATCCGCAAGCCGGGCTGGAGGCCGACATCAGCACCCTGCAAACCGCTACCCCCCCGGCCCTGCTTTGGAAAAAACTCACCGGCGAGCCGACGGAGATCACCCTTGGCACCATCGAGGTCAGGCAGACCGAAGCCCAGCCCGCCGCCCAGCCGGCGCCTCCGCCCCCCGCCGCCGACGAGGAAATCCAGCCCGCCGCACTCGCCCGCCAGGCCTTTGACGCGCTGGAGCTGCTCGATGGCTGGCCGGTCGCAATCACGGTTGAAAAAGTCCTCTATACCTCCGGCGACCTGTCGGTGACAGCAGACAGCCCGCAGTACACTGAGGGCACATTCAGCACCGTGCTGGGCACCTCGCTGAGCGAGCAGCGGGCCGAACTGACCTTCAGCCGCGAGTCCGCGCAGGCACGCACGCTCAAGCTCGCGTTTTCCCCCGAACCCACCACGGTCGAAATCGGCATCGCCCTGCCCGCGCCGAGCGAGCTGGCCCTCACCGGGCAAATTGACTGGCGCGAACAGCCCGGCACCTTTGGTGCGAGCTGGCGCGGAAGCGGCCTCCTCCCCGCTGAGGCGACGTTCAGCGCCCGCGACTGGACGCTGCCCGAGGAGATACTCGCCCGCGAGGACCGCCAGGGCTACGCCGCCCCCCAAGCCTCCGCGCAAGCCGACTGGAACGGCCAGCGCTACACGCTCAGCCTCGACGCCACAGCCCGCCCCGAGCAGGACGGCCTCCCCCCGCTGACCGCCCGGATCGAGGCCGCCGGGGACCTGGAAGCTGTTTCGCTGGATAAAATCGCCGTCGAGGGCGGCTGGATCACGGCCCGGCTGGCCGAGCCGGTCACGGTGCCTTTTTCCGGGCTGAGCGACCTGCCCCCGGCCCGTTTCGAACTGGAGGCCGACCTTTCCAAGCAGAATTTTTTCCCCATCCGGGGCAAGCTCGACGCCTCGCTGGTGGCGGACGACCAGACCGACTCCGCCTATCCGCTGGTGACGGCCCGACTCGACGCCCGCGACCTCGCCTACGAGGACTACACGGCGGACACCGTCGAGGTCGAGGCCGTACTCGACTGGCCGCAGCTCACACTCGGCAGTTGCGCGGTCACGCTGCCGGAGGATTCCTCGCTCTCGCTCAGCGGCAGCTACGACCTCGAACAGGAACACCTCAGCGCGATCAAGGCTTCGCTCGTCATCAGCGGGGCGCTGGTCAGCCATTACGCGCCCGAGGCTCCGGCCTTCTCGGCCCTGAAGGCGGACTTCACCGCCGACGGCCCCCTCGCCCGCCCCCGCCACGAAGGCGACTTCACGCTGGAGCAGTTTGAATGGGCCGAAGACCGCGTGGACATTTCCCTGCACTGGCGCGGCGAACACGGCGCACTCGAAGTCCTGTCCGGTAAAGGCGGCGGCGAAGCGCTCGACTTTAACTGGGAGGGCAACGCCGATCTGAGCCCGGACAGCCAGCGGATCACCGTCAGCGAGGCCAGCCTGCGCCCCCGGAATTTTTCCGAACTTCGCCTTACCCAGCCCGTGACGCTCACCCACCTTGCCAGCGGTGAAATCACCCTGACCGAACTTTCCATCGCCGACACCGAGGGCAGCAGCGTGCAGGCTCAGGCGAACGTGAACTGGCCCGAGTCGGGGCAGCTCGACCTGGCCGTTTCCAATATAGGCCCGCACTGGCTCAAACTCCTGACCGACGCCAAGCTCCCCTTCCCCGCGCACTTAAGCCAGGTCCAGGCCGGGGTCCGGTGGGACAACAGCCCGCTCACCTACACCCTGACCGCGACGGCCACCGGCGAGCCGGAAAACCAGCAGCCCGTGACCCTCTCGCTCGACGTGGCCGGAGATGCCGACGGTGCCCGCATGAACCACCTGACCGCGCAGCAGGGCGAAACCGTGCTGGCCGAAGCCCGGGGCCACTTCCCGGTCGCGGTCGTTCCCGCCGCCGAGACGCTCGTCCAGTTCCGGGCCGAGGCCCCGGCGGATTTTCACCTCGCGGTCTCTCCGGGGCAAAGCAGCATCTGGGACTGGTTGCAAAAAGAGTACCAGCTCGTGCTCGATGAGCCGAGCCTGACCCTCGACGTGGAGGGCACCCTGGCCTCGCCCACGGGCAAGCTCAGCGCCCACCTGAAGCAATTCGACATCCCCGAAGGCAGCGAACTGCCCGACATCCCCGACGTGGACAACCTGCACGTGGAGGCCATGTTTGCCCCGGAGGAAATCACCGTCAACCAGCTCGGGCTGGACCTGGCAGGGCATCCGCTCACCGCCAACGGCCGACTCCCCATGACCGAAGAGGCCTGGCTCGCGTTGATCGAGGAAGGCCGGGAGCCGGACTTGACCGGAGCCACCGGCTCGCTGCGTTTCGAGTCGGTCCCGCTGAGCGCGTTCGCCGAGTTTTTACCCGACATCCTTCGCCCCAGCGGCACGATCAACCTGCGTGCCGAACTCAAGCCCGGCCTCGATTGGAGCGGCGAGCTTTCCGTCCAGGGCGTCGAAACCCTGCCCCTGCCACAGATCGGCTCCGTCTCGGAGATCCAGGCACAGCTTGCGATCGCCGGTCCCCGGCTGGAGATCACCCGTGCCTCCGCGCTGCTCGGCGGGCAGGAGCTGGCCATCACGGGCGAGATCGGCATCGAGTCGCCGGAGAACCCGCGCTTCGACCTCGCGATCAAGGGCGAGCAGATCCCCTTCGTACGCTCGCCGGGGTTGATCGTGCGCGGCAGCCCGGACCTCACCCTCCTGACGGATGCCGACGGCGTGACCACCCTCGGTGGCAAGGTCGTGCTCAACGAGAGCTTTTACACCATCGACCTGACCGCTCTCGGCCAGGGCGGCGGAGGCGGGGCCGCCGCCGCGCCGGACAAACGCTTCCCCTACTTCTCCATCGACGACGAGCCGATGGCCGACTGGCGGCTGCGCATCGAAGTCGAGGGCGACGGCTTCCTGCGCGTGCGCATCCCGGTCTTTGAGGGCATCCTCTCCGCCGACCTCAACATGCTCGGCACCCTGCGCGAGCCCCAGGCCATCGGCCAGGTCACGATCGACCAGGGCATTGTCATGTTCCCCTTTGCCAACCTCCGCATCGCCGAGGGCAGCAACATCACCATCCGCCAGGACCAGCCCTACGACCCCGTCATCGATATCACCGCCAATGGACGCGCCTACGGCTACGATCTGGTCATGCGCCTCACCGGTCGCCCCGACGACCCTCAGCTCACCTTTTCCTCCACCCCCGCGCTGGAGCAGGGCGACATCCTCCTGATGATCACCGCCGGACGCATGCCCGAGAGCGACCAGCGCTCCACTCAGAGCCGCTTGACCGGGCTGGGCGTCTTCGTCGGCAACACCATCCTCGTGGACATGGGCCTGATCGACCCGCTCGACGACCAGTTGCAGGTCTTCGTCGGCGAGGACGTCACCCTCACCGGCAAGGACACCATCCGCGTACTCTACCGCATCGACGACACCTGGTCGATTGTCGGCCAGTACGACCGCTTCGACGCCTACACCCTTGATTTGAAATGGACTGTTTACGAAGACTGA
- a CDS encoding plasma-membrane proton-efflux P-type ATPase, with protein MVEVVDAKQAEPMSVQELFQKLQSSPEGLSSQEAAQRLQTNGPNELTVEKNSRWKMLFGYFWGPIPWMIEIAAVLSVINRDWMDFIIILALLLINAGIGFWQEYKASDALDALKAQLALKARVRRDGAWKEIPARELVPGDVIRIRLGDVVPADTKLIEGEYLSIDQAALTGESLPVSKKIGQIAYSGSIAKQGEMVGLVNATAGQTFFAKTAKLVETAGAVSHFQKAVLHIGNFLIVVALVLCVLLVAVQLHRGDHFLDVLQFVLILAVASIPVAMPAVLSVTMALGALALSRQKAIVSRLQAIEEMAGIDILCSDKTGTLTQNKITLGEPVLYAAKDAQELILAGALASKEENNDAIDLAVFAGLADRSALSAYKLVNFTPFDPVSKRTEATVTCDGNPAASTPSAAPATGAQLAFTKGAPQVIFDLCALDTPTRQKAEADVLAYAQKGYRTLGVARQSGGQWSFLGILSLFDPPREDSAQTIADARARGIEVKMVTGDNAAIAAEISGQLGMGTHIVPAGKFFQDGADMAHSSPDTGAAIERAEGFAEVFPEHKYGIVKALQDRGHLVGMTGDGVNDAPALKQADVGIAVSGATDAARGAAALILTQPGLSVIIKAVELSRQIFERMMSYTIYRIAMTIDIMFFVVLSMLFFPVVAGQHFYPLTPIMIILLALLDDIPIMTIAYDNTRIDPKPVRWNMPRVIAVSSALGAFSVVQTFGLQWLGMDYFGLSNDPKHLQTMLFLQLVVAGHLLLFLTRTDKPFFRPPLPSWQLLGAIVATQVVAVLICAFGLGLMPPLPWKWIGLVWLYNLAWMIGLDIFKVQLHRMIEARAKFHSKATDMVNRSLGPDYTRGK; from the coding sequence ATGGTTGAAGTCGTGGATGCCAAACAGGCCGAGCCGATGTCGGTCCAGGAACTGTTTCAAAAGCTGCAAAGCTCGCCGGAGGGGCTCTCCTCGCAGGAGGCCGCCCAGCGTCTGCAAACCAACGGCCCCAACGAGCTGACAGTAGAAAAAAACAGCCGCTGGAAAATGCTCTTCGGGTACTTCTGGGGGCCGATCCCCTGGATGATCGAAATCGCCGCCGTCCTCTCGGTCATCAACCGTGACTGGATGGACTTCATCATCATCCTGGCCCTGCTCCTGATCAACGCCGGGATCGGCTTCTGGCAGGAATACAAGGCCTCCGACGCCCTCGACGCGCTCAAGGCCCAGCTCGCGCTCAAAGCCCGCGTGCGCCGCGACGGCGCGTGGAAGGAGATCCCCGCCCGCGAACTGGTCCCCGGCGATGTCATCCGCATCCGCCTGGGCGATGTCGTCCCCGCCGATACCAAGCTGATTGAGGGCGAGTACCTGAGTATCGACCAGGCCGCCCTCACCGGAGAATCTCTCCCGGTGAGCAAAAAAATCGGACAGATCGCCTACTCCGGCTCTATTGCCAAGCAAGGGGAAATGGTCGGCCTGGTCAACGCCACCGCCGGGCAGACCTTTTTCGCCAAGACGGCCAAGCTCGTCGAAACCGCGGGCGCGGTCAGCCATTTCCAGAAAGCCGTCCTGCACATCGGCAACTTCCTCATCGTGGTCGCGCTCGTGCTCTGCGTGCTGCTCGTGGCCGTGCAACTGCACCGCGGGGACCACTTCCTCGACGTGCTCCAGTTCGTGCTCATCCTGGCCGTGGCCTCGATCCCCGTGGCCATGCCCGCCGTGCTCTCGGTCACGATGGCGCTCGGTGCGCTCGCCCTCTCCCGCCAAAAGGCCATTGTCTCGCGCCTCCAGGCCATTGAGGAAATGGCCGGGATCGACATCCTCTGCTCCGACAAGACCGGCACCCTCACCCAGAACAAAATCACCCTGGGCGAGCCGGTTCTCTACGCGGCCAAAGACGCCCAGGAGCTGATCCTCGCCGGAGCCCTCGCCTCCAAGGAGGAGAACAACGACGCCATCGATCTGGCCGTGTTCGCGGGGCTGGCCGACCGCTCCGCGCTCAGTGCTTACAAGTTGGTCAATTTCACCCCCTTCGACCCGGTCAGCAAACGCACGGAGGCCACCGTCACCTGCGACGGCAATCCCGCCGCAAGCACCCCGTCCGCTGCCCCCGCAACCGGGGCGCAACTGGCCTTCACCAAGGGCGCGCCGCAGGTGATCTTCGACCTGTGCGCACTCGACACCCCCACCCGCCAGAAGGCCGAGGCCGACGTGCTTGCCTACGCGCAAAAGGGCTACCGCACACTCGGCGTGGCCCGCCAGAGCGGCGGGCAGTGGAGTTTTCTGGGCATTCTTTCACTCTTCGACCCACCGCGCGAAGACTCCGCCCAGACTATCGCCGACGCCCGCGCCCGGGGCATCGAGGTCAAAATGGTCACCGGCGATAACGCCGCCATCGCCGCTGAAATCTCCGGCCAACTCGGCATGGGCACACACATTGTCCCGGCGGGAAAGTTCTTTCAGGACGGGGCGGACATGGCCCACAGTTCGCCGGACACCGGAGCCGCCATCGAGCGGGCCGAGGGCTTCGCCGAGGTCTTTCCCGAGCATAAGTACGGCATCGTCAAGGCGCTGCAGGACCGGGGGCACCTCGTTGGCATGACCGGCGACGGGGTCAACGACGCCCCCGCGCTCAAACAGGCCGACGTGGGGATCGCCGTCTCCGGGGCGACCGACGCCGCCCGCGGGGCCGCCGCGCTCATTCTGACGCAACCTGGGTTGTCCGTCATTATCAAGGCGGTGGAGCTGTCGCGCCAGATCTTCGAGCGCATGATGAGCTACACCATCTACCGCATCGCCATGACCATCGACATCATGTTCTTCGTCGTGCTCTCGATGCTGTTTTTCCCCGTCGTGGCCGGGCAGCATTTTTACCCGCTGACCCCGATCATGATCATCCTGCTCGCCCTGCTCGACGACATCCCGATCATGACCATCGCCTACGACAACACCCGTATCGACCCCAAGCCCGTGCGCTGGAACATGCCCCGGGTCATCGCCGTGTCCTCGGCGCTGGGGGCGTTTTCGGTCGTACAGACCTTCGGGCTGCAATGGCTGGGGATGGACTACTTCGGGCTGTCCAACGATCCGAAACACCTCCAGACGATGCTCTTCCTGCAACTGGTCGTGGCCGGGCACCTGTTACTCTTCCTCACCCGCACGGACAAGCCCTTTTTCCGCCCGCCCCTGCCCTCCTGGCAACTACTGGGCGCCATCGTGGCCACGCAGGTCGTGGCGGTCCTTATCTGCGCCTTCGGGCTCGGGCTGATGCCCCCGCTGCCGTGGAAATGGATCGGCCTGGTCTGGCTCTACAACCTCGCCTGGATGATCGGTCTGGACATTTTCAAAGTCCAGCTCCACCGCATGATCGAAGCCCGCGCCAAGTTCCACAGCAAGGCCACGGACATGGTCAACCGCTCCCTCGGACCGGACTACACCCGGGGGAAATGA
- a CDS encoding SufE family protein: MTLADKKQELIEELTIIEDPQERFAYIIDRARALPALPAEYQIETFRIEGCQSNLWLVPSFENGLCHFRVDSDAVITKGVAGLLTELYSDCPPEEILQHEPTFLAEVGVNQHLTPNRRNGLSNVWKTIKAYAELCLRNQASQVEK; this comes from the coding sequence ATGACACTGGCAGATAAAAAACAGGAATTGATCGAAGAACTGACGATCATCGAGGATCCGCAGGAGCGTTTCGCGTACATTATTGACCGGGCCCGCGCGTTGCCAGCGCTTCCGGCTGAATACCAGATCGAGACCTTCCGGATTGAGGGCTGCCAGTCGAATCTCTGGCTTGTCCCGAGTTTCGAGAACGGGCTGTGCCACTTCCGCGTAGACTCCGACGCCGTCATCACCAAGGGCGTGGCCGGGCTGCTGACCGAACTCTACAGCGACTGCCCGCCGGAGGAAATTCTCCAGCACGAGCCGACCTTCCTGGCCGAAGTCGGGGTCAACCAGCACCTGACCCCGAATCGCCGCAACGGCCTGAGCAATGTCTGGAAGACGATCAAGGCCTACGCCGAGCTATGTCTGAGGAATCAGGCCAGCCAGGTGGAGAAGTAA
- a CDS encoding response regulator, producing MSGIQVLIAEDDFISRKLLEANLSQMGYGVSIAENGEDAWQQFNAQPTRIVVSDWLMPGMDGLELCQKIRARENTDYTYFIMLTANIGEDENYFMAMDSGVDDFLTKPLDRNQLQIRLRVAERILRSTSRIQSLETMLTICAYTKRINFPEEGWQTIEDFLCNHFGIQLSHGVDPGYYETHIKPELARLTAKHAGTGK from the coding sequence ATGAGCGGAATCCAAGTCCTGATCGCTGAAGACGATTTCATTTCCCGCAAGCTGCTTGAAGCCAATCTGTCGCAAATGGGCTATGGTGTGTCCATCGCCGAGAATGGGGAAGATGCCTGGCAGCAGTTCAATGCCCAGCCTACCCGTATTGTCGTGAGCGACTGGCTCATGCCCGGCATGGATGGGCTGGAGCTGTGCCAGAAAATCCGTGCCCGCGAGAACACCGACTACACCTACTTCATCATGCTCACCGCGAACATCGGCGAGGATGAAAACTACTTCATGGCGATGGACAGCGGGGTGGATGACTTTCTGACCAAGCCTCTGGACCGCAATCAGTTGCAGATCCGACTAAGGGTCGCTGAGCGCATCCTGCGCAGCACCTCGCGCATCCAGTCCCTCGAAACCATGCTCACGATCTGCGCCTATACCAAGCGGATCAACTTTCCCGAAGAGGGCTGGCAGACGATTGAGGACTTTTTGTGCAATCACTTTGGCATCCAACTCTCGCACGGGGTCGATCCCGGCTATTACGAGACCCATATCAAACCGGAACTGGCCCGTCTGACCGCCAAGCACGCCGGCACCGGAAAGTGA
- a CDS encoding phosphatidylserine decarboxylase: MSETKGPEYFNRLSGRIEHESVYGEAWLDWAYNRPLGRLTVELAAKRTWFSRWYGWRMSRRASAKKVVPFIRKYGLDIAEMQLPPDHFASFNDFFSRRLKPEARPIDPDPATVVFPADGRHLGFANVAQTDRFYAKGQRMDLAKLLGDRALAGRYEGGSMLISRLCPVDYHRFHYPAEGVPGDTLPINGDLYSVNPVCLRRRLSVLWENKRTLTGLQTERFGQILCLEVGATCVGSIVQTHVPGQYTPKGGEKGYFRFGGSMCITLFEPGAVTLAADLLEHSTAGRELYARMGDVAGRAASA; encoded by the coding sequence ATGAGTGAAACAAAAGGCCCGGAGTATTTTAACCGCCTGAGCGGTCGGATCGAGCACGAGTCGGTTTATGGGGAGGCGTGGCTGGACTGGGCCTATAATCGCCCGCTGGGGCGACTTACGGTCGAGCTGGCGGCCAAGCGGACGTGGTTCTCGCGCTGGTACGGCTGGCGCATGAGCCGTCGCGCCAGCGCGAAAAAGGTCGTGCCCTTCATCCGGAAGTACGGGCTCGATATCGCCGAGATGCAGCTGCCGCCGGACCATTTCGCGAGCTTCAACGACTTTTTCAGCCGCCGTCTCAAGCCCGAGGCCCGGCCCATCGACCCGGACCCCGCCACGGTGGTGTTTCCCGCCGACGGGCGGCATCTCGGCTTCGCCAACGTGGCGCAGACGGACCGCTTTTACGCCAAGGGCCAGCGCATGGACCTGGCAAAACTTCTCGGCGACCGCGCACTGGCGGGCCGCTACGAGGGCGGCTCGATGCTCATTTCCCGGCTGTGCCCGGTGGATTACCACCGCTTTCATTACCCGGCGGAGGGCGTGCCGGGCGACACGTTGCCCATCAACGGCGACCTCTATTCCGTCAACCCCGTCTGTCTGCGCCGTCGCCTGAGCGTTTTGTGGGAAAACAAGCGCACCCTGACCGGTCTCCAAACCGAGCGCTTCGGCCAGATCCTTTGCCTGGAAGTTGGCGCGACCTGCGTGGGCAGTATCGTGCAGACACACGTCCCCGGCCAGTACACGCCCAAGGGCGGCGAAAAAGGCTACTTTCGCTTTGGCGGGTCGATGTGCATCACGCTCTTCGAGCCGGGGGCGGTCACGCTGGCGGCGGACCTGCTGGAGCATTCCACCGCCGGGCGCGAACTGTACGCCCGCATGGGCGATGTGGCCGGGCGGGCAGCGTCGGCCTGA
- the hpt gene encoding hypoxanthine phosphoribosyltransferase: MLSTMENDLARILVSEEDIRTRIRELGVEITDTYRRLGAEEIAVICVTNGSIMFAADLLRQIDLYAQLDCIRVCSYQDDIKPVSVPEIVDNIRLDISGQHVLLIDDILDTGRTLERIVQVLKGFRPHSLRTCVLLDKEGRREVGHEPNFAGFTIPNEFVVGYGLDFAERYRNLGCIGILKPELQNPPEWH; this comes from the coding sequence ATGTTGAGCACTATGGAGAACGATCTGGCCCGGATACTGGTCAGTGAAGAAGACATCCGCACCCGCATCCGGGAACTGGGCGTGGAAATCACGGATACGTACCGCAGACTGGGGGCCGAGGAAATCGCCGTCATCTGCGTTACCAACGGCTCCATCATGTTTGCGGCCGACCTGCTGCGGCAGATCGACCTCTACGCGCAGCTCGACTGCATCCGCGTCTGCTCCTACCAGGACGACATCAAGCCCGTTTCCGTGCCCGAGATCGTGGATAATATCCGGCTCGACATCAGCGGGCAGCACGTCCTGCTCATCGACGACATCCTCGACACCGGGCGCACGCTCGAGCGCATCGTCCAGGTGCTCAAGGGCTTCCGCCCCCACAGCCTGCGTACCTGCGTGCTGCTGGACAAGGAAGGCCGCCGCGAAGTCGGCCACGAACCGAATTTCGCCGGGTTCACCATCCCGAACGAGTTTGTTGTTGGCTACGGTCTGGACTTCGCCGAGCGCTACCGCAACCTCGGATGCATTGGCATCCTCAAGCCCGAACTGCAAAACCCGCCCGAGTGGCATTAA